In a genomic window of Candidatus Nanoarchaeia archaeon:
- a CDS encoding endonuclease Q family protein, with product MKIIADLHLHGRYSQATSKNLSIKNLETYSAYKGTNLLGTGDFTHPKWIEEIKNELTEDETGILKTKSGFNFVLSTEISLIYSQAGKGHRIHNIVLAPNLDVVRQITEYLLTKGRVDYDGRPIFKIPCMDFVENLRNISQDIEVIPAHCWTPWFSLFGSMSGFDSVKEAFGDQEKHIHAIETGLSSDPAMNWRLSQLDKYAIVSFSDAHSYWPWRIGREATVFELPKLTYKSLITALRTKEGLMETIEFYPEEGKYHYDGHRSCNICMHPGDSIKNRKLCPKCGKQMTIGVMHRVEELADRPEGFKPKGAKPFRNVVPLAELICAAANIKVASKKMWEVYSPLIKQFGNEFNLIFDAPEEDLTKYTDEKLKNLILLNRSGNIKMKPGYDGVYGEMILDKEGEKKQETQSYTPKVVQKGLEEF from the coding sequence CAGGCAACCTCAAAGAACCTCTCCATAAAAAACCTGGAAACCTACTCAGCCTACAAAGGGACAAATCTTCTTGGGACAGGAGACTTCACCCACCCGAAATGGATTGAAGAAATAAAGAATGAATTGACAGAGGATGAAACCGGAATACTGAAAACAAAATCAGGGTTCAATTTTGTCCTTTCAACAGAGATCTCATTAATTTATTCCCAGGCAGGAAAAGGGCACAGGATCCACAACATTGTTTTGGCGCCTAACTTAGATGTCGTCAGGCAGATTACAGAGTACTTGTTGACAAAAGGCAGGGTGGATTATGACGGCAGGCCCATTTTCAAGATACCCTGCATGGATTTTGTAGAAAATCTAAGGAACATTTCCCAGGATATCGAGGTCATCCCTGCGCATTGCTGGACACCGTGGTTTTCTCTCTTCGGCTCAATGTCGGGCTTTGATTCTGTCAAGGAAGCGTTTGGCGATCAGGAAAAGCACATCCATGCTATAGAGACAGGCCTTTCTTCAGACCCTGCAATGAACTGGAGGCTCTCCCAGCTCGACAAGTATGCAATCGTTTCCTTTTCAGATGCCCACAGCTACTGGCCCTGGAGGATTGGAAGGGAAGCAACAGTCTTTGAGCTTCCAAAACTGACCTATAAGAGTCTTATTACTGCATTAAGAACAAAAGAAGGCCTTATGGAAACCATCGAGTTCTATCCTGAAGAGGGAAAATACCACTATGACGGCCACCGCTCCTGCAACATCTGCATGCATCCCGGGGATTCCATAAAAAATAGGAAGCTCTGCCCGAAATGCGGAAAGCAGATGACTATAGGAGTGATGCATCGGGTTGAGGAATTAGCAGACCGTCCGGAAGGCTTTAAGCCAAAAGGCGCAAAGCCATTCAGGAATGTTGTTCCTCTGGCAGAATTGATCTGCGCAGCAGCGAACATCAAGGTAGCTTCAAAAAAGATGTGGGAGGTGTACTCTCCCTTGATCAAGCAGTTTGGAAATGAATTCAATCTTATTTTTGATGCTCCTGAAGAAGACCTGACAAAGTACACTGATGAAAAACTAAAAAACCTTATTCTCCTGAATAGAAGCGGAAACATAAAGATGAAGCCGGGGTATGATGGAGTGTATGGAGAGATGATCCTGGATAAGGAAGGAGAGAAAAAACAGGAAACCCAGTCCTACACCCCGAAAGTCGTGCAGAAAGGATTGGAAGAGTTCTGA